Genomic window (Capsicum annuum cultivar UCD-10X-F1 chromosome 10, UCD10Xv1.1, whole genome shotgun sequence):
tcCTTCTTGTTGTTTCTACACTAGATTTATTTCATCTAGTGATATTTAGGTTGGAACTTGGTCATTTAGTGTGTTTGGAGGTGCATTTGGAAAAACCCACCATTGTtgtcttgaaatttgaagaaatgagTTCTtagatctataattttttttgttggaatttgaggttgaagaagttgaaaaagtGTTTCCAATGTTGAAAGAAGTTTATGGTTAAAAGATGGTGTCatttggagaagtttgaaaagtACACCATTTTTATGGTTttgaagattgaagaaaataCAAGTGGGTTTGAAAATTTGGAagttttggtgatgttttgaagGCTAATTATGCGTTTAATGTGATCCTTATGTTGATGAGAGCCTATGGTTAAAATTTCAGGGAATTTCATGTCAAAATGGAGAAGTTCTGcattttggatttttaaaattgTTCTTGGTGTTCTCGAAAAGATTCATATCTTCAAGttgaattttcatcaaaaatttgttgtttgatccaaaaaggataaataaaaagtGTACAGAAGTGTTAGTACAAGAACACCTTTGAAGCtccaaagaatattccaagagaaGAGGACAAAAAGGGACCACAACAAGTTCATTTTGGCTCCTTGTGCAAGCATTTCGGCTGATCTGCCTTGGAGGTGCCTTGGAAGTGTGCCCAACCTGCTAAATTAGGTCAAGGGCAGCCCAAAACAGTAGCTTATGCATTGAGGATGCGCCCCATATGTGCTAGGTCTGCTCCCGAGCCGCTTCAGCTTGTTCCAAGCGCAAATTACCCTTTTCAACACACTTTTTGCTAGGTTCCATCAATCTAACttcatttcttgatttttaactttatattttgattcttaaacacTAATTAACAATTAATAATTGATTTATTAGTTGATTAATTGGTTCTAGAGTCTGATTCTTTCTTATCCGTTCTTGtgtgtttttctcttttgtttctgATGAATCTTTTTGATTCAAGTACGTTAgttgtttttgagttttttcttttcaatttcaaataataatatattccGACCTCAAACCCATTTGGTACCAAGCATTTTTATTGGAGTACAACAACCTATCAACTTTTGCGGCGTCAATTGAGTGACAAACAAAGGTGTGAactttgagagcttgtgaggttgatctcttaactttaacttgtttgttgtttttgttctattttaGTATTCCTTTTATATAGGTACCATGGCATCGGGAGAAGGTATCTCAAGAGCTTTGGGAGAGATAAACATGGAAACTTTAATGGTGGTCATAATGAGTGTGAAACAAGATGTAAATCAAAGAATGGAAAGCATGGAAAGTTCACTCTCAAGAAGGATGGATAAAATAATAGATCGCCTACACTCCCTTAACTCCGTTCTATCCAATCCACCGAATTTCTGAGCTTCTTTGAGTGGACATGCTCCAAACGAActtcaaggtaatcaaactaactcttgcaaTCTAGTAAATAAGGCTAGCAACCAACTAAGTGTGAAAGATAGTTTATCTTTAAGTGAGCCTAATGTCTCTTTACTTCATGATAATAATGTACAACTTGAAAACGTAGAAACACTAGTTATCCTTATGATGACAAaattgactcttctagtaagagcgatttgtgtccaccttgtgttgaagccattgagataaatgatagtacattgtcttgtggAAGTCATGAGGATTTACTTTTGTGTAAACCTAGCCCATCACTTGGGAATATTTGTGAAGTGTTTAAAGGACCTCAAGTGAATGGTGATGTTGAGATTGTTAATCAATTGAATGGGAATAATCCTCTTATTGCCTTTGTTGATTATCATGCTAGTATAGAGGGTACAAATAATTGTATTGATGGTAATCTTAGGGGAAAAAAATATTTCCTTAACCCATGTCCATCGACACTCTACCCATTTGATTCCTGTAATCATTTAAAATGTGGAGGATCTTCTCCACACCACATGGTTCTTGGGCAATAAGACAAGCCAACTACGGGTAAGGGTGTTGGAACTTATTCCTATGACGAAAAGTCTTTCTTAGAGATTTCTAATCTACTTGAGAGGCCAAAGTTGTGTAAGGAAAGGGTATCCAACAAAGATGGGTGCTATAGTGGGGTTATGATCTTATTGAGAATTGGAATCCATGTGAGCCTTCATGAACAGTTCAATGATTACCATGGTTCCTCTATCATACCCCTTTGTCCAAATCTCTTGAATTACCAAGTAGGTCTTACTTTGTGGGTTTATACACCCTTTGTTGATCATTTTGatgcttggttatatcttaagcaCGTGCAACCTTAGCATGATGGTATGATTGAATGTGCTAATTCTAACCCTCATGCTAtgaggatattgtgtttgtttgttCTTCCTTTAGTGTTTCAAGGTTTAGATtagaggtcgaatccttttcaagaaggggaggatgatacaagctaAATGGCCTTTGAGTTACTAGAGAGGATGCTTAAGggtcaaatgacacttgaagacTTCTTGAAGGCTATCGAAAGGCGTCCATTGGATGATTATAATGACCAAGGAGATTTAAGGGACATTAGAGAGGCCAATGGAAGACCAGACAGGGCTAGAAAGCCCCCGAAAGAGGAGATGTTCCCCATCCACGTTGGAGGTACGCCCAACCCTCTCTAGATCCGCTAGAGTGGTCAAAATAACCCACAATACCCTTGGGATGTGCCCCATGTGCGCCCCATATGCTCAAGCAAGTGCCTAATGGGCTTTTATGTGTTTGTCTTTCCtaaatgggtcatttttgggcccaTGTGATGTAATAACCCAACCTAAACTATAAATAGAACTTCTTTTCATTTTAGTAAGGGGTTAAAATCATTTTTCCTCCCCAACTTTGTCTAAAAAATCAAACTGCCCCCTCAActttgaataataatcatactcccccctTTATTctaattaactttttaaaattcctattttatcctttatcatcaatgttattattcttttttttaatttctttaaaatcatcagatttttattttaaaaaaaaaattcatataacaaattttcataaaaacataaacattattcatataatataattttcataaaaatataaacattgtcttctagaaaaaataaataagaaatatataagttaatgatgatctttatgaagtaaattagcataataagaaaattagttttattaataataatcaaaactataatatttattttaacaagtgAAAATATACACTACTAGAAAACAGTTAATTTCTGATGGCCATTGTAGTCGGAATATGGTCAGAAATTAAGGTATTTCCGACTACTTGATGACAGTCGGAATATAGCTTGTCGAAAAAAGTAGTcagatatttaataaatttttatttaataattattaaatttttgactactttagtcggaaatttaataaataattatttaataattttaattatttcgactactgtatgaggaaatttaataaataaacatttaataataataattattctgactactgtagtcaaaaatttaataaataaatatttaataataataattattctgactactgtagtcggaaatttaattattaattatttaataattttaattattccgactactatagtaaaaaatttaataaataaatatttaataattttaattatttaataattatgatattgtattagcttacactgctttcaaattataaacaataactaatgtatttttcacaattggatcaaacatgacaaaaatctgtaaatacaaccactttaaatcattcaaaacaaacatcaaatcaaatcatttaaacatctaaatgtcacaaccaaaaacaaaaccaaTAACAACAATCTAATGATCATCAAATTCATTATCTTTCTCGTCATGAAATACTTGTGGCATgtgcttcttaaccaactccttcaatttatcaaatttagcaaacttGGCTTCGTTAGCTGCATATTTCTGCGTCAATTCCACAATTTGCTTTTTCATCGCTTCCATTTCTTTCACAGTTTGCAAATAGAAGAGGAATTGGGAAACAGCGAAGAAATACTCGAAGATTGGAGATCTCCTGTCCCGTAGGTTCTACTTTTTTTTGGACCACCTACCACAGCTGTCCACATACTATTCATCTCTTCAGGTGATGGTTAGACTatggtaccatcctctgaagTAGGTTGGATTTGACGCCACTCTTCTatgcttttttgaaattcttcctaaaagaaaaattatttgtcagtacGTAAACAAGTaaagttgagtaataataaaataatgtaaaatttatTATCTTACCTATGCAGTCCTAGCACGCGGTTCGACCCAATCCTAGCACGCGGTTCGACCCAACCTCCTTTTGTACCGTCCTTGATTTTCTTCCTATGCGTCTCTTCGTAGATCACAAGAAAAGGGCGCTCTTTCCCCCATTTTCATATTcctataaaattttatattaaacaTTTCATTTAAAGAGTAACTGGATGTAGAAAGAAGAAACTAAAGCTTGGATTTGTCCCattgataaaattcaaaatattccCTTGATACAGTTTATTATCTTACATAATCTATATActtcagaaaaatatttaatgtatTGCTCTGGCGCAAGTAGGACAGTATAACAATTGTAATGATGCAGAGGCAGAGTTATGGTAGCTAAAATTCCAATGATTCAAGAATCATGACTTTAACATCTGAAGAACCCAGTTCAATAANNNNNNNNNNNNNNNNNNNNNNNNNNNNNNNNNNNNNNNNNNNNNNNNNNNNNNNNNNNNNNNNNNNNNNNNNNNNNNNNNNNNNNNNNNNNNNNNNNNNgtggggtctggggagggtaagatgtacgcagtccataccgctacctccaaagaagtagagaggtcatttctgatagacccccggcttaagataaaggataataaacaaggggatggatgacataaccaaaataaagaatagaaaataatagaataaaatcacaGAAATATGAAATACAACGGTTATCAGAAACaatctaagaaaaaaaaagaagtctgATGTCCAAAGATACTAGTATAACATTATAGTTGTGGTACAGGTAAAAGTGAGACAGTTTTTTGTAAGGAAAAAAAATCCTTGTGCTAGTGTAGTCTATCTTATTTAGTGAATCCactcaattttttttccattagaACAACAAATGTACATGGGTAATAAAAGCTTGATAGAGTTTAACAAGTCAACTTAGTTAAGTTTGAGAAATGAAAACTCATGGTGGTAGAATGTTTAAaggaactttaaaaaaaaatccatatcaATTGAAATATTTGGAAGGGCTTAAACGTCTAGACAGTAGAAAATTAAGTTTGAAGGGCTGAAAAATTTTCAATGGAACACAAGAGAGGGTTTTGGAGGACGGTGGCCCTATTCCTGATAACATTTTAAGTAAAACCATAATGGGGCTACAATACAACAAAAATCACAATGGCTAGTGCTCAGTGTTCCCTCTCTTCATAATCATTCAAAGTGAAATTACTAAGTCGATTTAGTCCTTACCTGAAAAACAATGGGGATAACAGACCATGAAGGTGAGTCAATATATCTTGCATACTGCTCAGAACCATCTTCCTCAAGCTCGCTGTTGGATAACTGGTCTTCTGCATTGGCAAAGAAACTGACTTTTCTCCTACTCGAACTTCTCAACACCTTTATCTTTTCAAGCTTAAAATGATGTGACCTAACAACTTGTGATGGAAGAAGAGAAAAgcaagggaaaaaagaaaaaaaaaagggaacaaaGTTACAGCAAGTCATCCTACAGAAGTTTAGTGTTCACTTTGAGGGACTTGCTATTATTAGCACAACAAGAATGACTTAaagtttcaaataataatttacttCACCAAGAGTCACGAAACGAACCAAATACTAACATTTGCCACATTCTTCATCTTACAAAAAGAATAAGAGATTCAAGGGAGGAAATGCAACTTTAACTTTTTTTCCGTCTGGATAAAGGAAATGCAACTTAAAAACTTATATCAAATAATAAAGAGGGAAACTGCTCAATTGCATCataaagaagaattttaattttGAGAGAACTTTCTAATTTGACTAACCACCTTTAGCATTTATTAGACGTTCGGGGATAAATCTCTGCATGCAAAATACTCTTGGTCTTGTACTCACCTGGATGGTAAGGCATGGAATCAAACAAGCACTCTACAAGAGATTACAAAGATCACCACATAATGGTGCTAgaggaaaagatcaaaaaaatgCATTTTAACTTAAGTATGCCAATCGTAAAGAGTCCTTCAAGAACCCAAAAGGACAAGAAGAACCATCTGATCATTTGACTGGGGATAATTCAGCTCAGTGCTTCCAGTGTCCAAGTAAAAACTAAAGAGACGTGCTAATAATATTATATGTCTTATAGGTAACCAGGTATGTTGTTGACTACATAAAGTAGGAAATTACGGAACATTTGTCGAAAACCAGATGTGCAAATCCTTGCTGACCCTGAGACTGTGACTATACAACTTTCAATACCAAATTGTAAATTCCCTTCAAGAGTAATCAATCAATGACCCCTTCATCATGAATACTCCATACCCATTCAAGCATATTTTATTAAAGGacattcatcaaacacatagcgTGCATATAAAAGTAAGGTAGAAAACTATAACAGATATTTAAAGAACTGAAACCTACAATAATGGTAAGGtagaaaatgaagaaacaaaaaaaaactaaaagaatctTCTGTTTCTATCAATCGTCCAACAATAGATATTGCTTAATTAGATCCAAAAACTAGTAAACCAACAGTTTATTGTACAAATTCTAGAAACTAGCAAATCAGTGCGCAAAATAccagaaactaaaaatagaaattcagtGTGCGAATTCTATATCagcttttttaatcaaaaattagACAGAAATTGAAAATGGATAAGAAGACTTCTAAGAATGACAACGAGGCTTAGTGAAAAGGCTTCGAGACAGAAATTCACACCTCGAGGCAGCTTTCAACTTAGAAATATTGTGGTCACCGGTGCTGTTACGACTCCACCAAGGTCATCGTCATCGTCGTTATCACTCGACCAACGTCGTCGTCATTGTGGTTGTGGTCGCCCTAACTTAGAGAGAGAGGAGGGTTAGAGAGTGAGAGAGAATTGGGAAAGTGGCATAGGGAAAGACGGGTTATgtcttataaaataaaatttccgactacttcagtcggtccctattttaataaaattaattatttaacttttcCGACTACAATAGtcagaaatacatatttaataatttatttaaatagtaatttattttttgtataaggTTCTAATTATatgtttaataatatatttatttaattttttaaattttcgacTGCAATAgtcgaaaataaatattttataatttatttaattttttttataagagtatggttatatattaaataatttatttatttatttatttatttttatttccgaCTATGATGGTCgaaaatgaatatttaataatttatataattaattatttaatttctatataaggaaatgattatatatttagtaatatatttattttattctttttatttccgACTCAAGTAATCGGAAAATACATTTCCTGCAATTTTCCGCCAAAATTTTTGAGTATATattagtaatttatttatttatttatttatttatatttccgactatagtagtcgaaaacacatatttaattatttatttaaataattatttaatttttatataagggtctaattatatatttaataatatattcatttaattatttatattttcgactacagtagtcggaaataaatattttataatttatttaagtagttatttaatttttgtataagggtctgattatatatttaataatatatttatttaattatttttatttccgaCTACAATGGTcggaaataaatatttaataatttatctattaattatttaattttcatatataggcatgattatatttttagtaatatatttattttattatttttattttcgacTGCAGTAGTCAAAATATACATTTTTCGCAATTTCACGCCAAGCATTCTGACTGTTGTAGTCACAAATACTATCAAAATaatcttttataaaaaataaaaataaaaaagtatatttttcgACCGAAGTAGTCGAAAATTTCCGACTACTTTTTTCAGTCGGAAAATAGAGATTTTCTGATAGTGATAATAAgtactactaattttataaacatatttcaatgcagaaaatacaaataataaattaaagagataagcctctagttccaccccgaactatggtcaaaattgatacgacacactccaacttcacaggggtcctattatcccctgaactcaaatttagcgtatttttatcattttttgtgctaatgtggcacctttattacataaaatggagcccatATCAAAAGTGTCACGCCATCTAAAACGATTGATAAAAGGTATCAcattagctaaaaagattgacaaaaatggggtaataggacccccgtgaagttgacgtgtgtcatagcaaatttgatcatagttcggggatactagatatttttctcaaataaaaataaggtcaaattttaaaaattatatttatttatataaattataaaatatgtaatactccaTTAATGGCAATCACggcttatttactgatatagacaatcgataatatcgtttcttatcacttgatcctcatggtaaaaataaatattttagtttatcttcttaatttgtgaaatcaagagaattgtattatgttttttttctaccctttagtgttaaataactatataaagtaacagtatagacaaatttaaagtttcaaattattattaataaggttaatttagcaacATATACctttaagtaaaattttcttaaggattgtgttatatcaacaaaaaataCGAAAcaaatttagtaagagagtgataaaacacgaaaatatatgcacatgcatgtacatacatatgtatatatacacacttaggggtggattgtttggaaacaagttattccgggattagttattacaaataagttgtactaacatgtatgtgtgataacttatctcatcactgtggtataaatggtgcgacaaataattttgagactacctaatacatctaattaaacgcaggataaataatcatgaactttatctttgaattattagaattatacctcacaccaaacgactcttttatacatataatactaaaataacgatcttaaaaataatattgaatttttttataaatttataaaatgtaTTAATTTGCAtgtaaagttaataaacttaaataaaatactataaatatccatgttaaaaaaatattcattacatataatataaaaagatattctataaatatagaattaaaataatatggaaaaaatagaTATTGAATGGGATAAAGgagggagtatgattattgttcaatgttgagggggggggggggNNNNNNNNNNNNNNNNNNNNNNNNNNNNNNNNNNNNNNNNNNNNNNNNNNNNNNNNNNNNNNNNNNNNNNNNNNNNNNNNNNNNNNNNNNNNNNNNNNNNaaaaaaaaaaaaaaaaatccatcaaaTTAATAACCAAGAACAAGTTTACAATTAACTCTCAATTTTAGTGTCAAGGACAATAAGAAGCGGAGTCAGAATTTTTAGTTTAtgcattctaaaacatgattctCTCTTTGCTTAATGGTTCTAAATAGAATATCTGTACATGTCAAAAGGGATTTTCAACAAATATAAAGTTTGACGTAAAGCTACTGAATTCTGCCAAACATATCTCACCAACTATTTCATCGATTATCGCTAACTGGATCCTGAATAGAATATTTGTACATGTTGTATGAAACTTATAACACAAATACAAAGTTTGAGTTAAAAGCTACTAAATTCTGCCGAACTCGTAATAACAATTTGAACACACCTCATCGACTATTTCATCGATTACCTACTAACTCTCACTAGTATATCTATTGTAGCTTAGACATATATGAAGTGTTTGTAATGGTCCATTGCAAAGTCCCACATCGGTACTACAAAGTATTGGTGTGGGGTATTTATAACCTTGGGCTCTCCCACCTTaatagctagcttttggggtgtggtTCTCCTAAGGTTTTAACTTTGGTATGAAAGCATGGTGGTTTCTTATGGTCCATTGCAAAGTCCCATTCTTTTTGAATTACTTCTACTAGTATTTACACTAATGAAGAAGGGATTAATGGCTCCGTACCTTGCGCAAGCAATAAGTTGTATGACAGATCCAAACAGAAGGAACGTACAGTTGAAGGCTAGCCCAGCTGCTTTCCAGTAAGGACCCAACAGTCCATCAAGCACTTCGAACCACTGCCAAGTTgatgatatttgaaaaaaaaaaaaaaaaaacagttcaGACATGGAGTGAAGATGAATAAATCCATAGCAGTCAGAAGATTCTAATTAagtactaattttttaaaaaattaatgagaaTACAAGTTGAACTACGTGATAGTCTGTCGTACTCTAATCAGTGGGAAAATCAGACATTTTGTCAAAGGTGTTCAAGATTTAATATATACGTATGAATAATAATTATTGACCTATAAACTTCATATGATTTTCTATATTCACGGTATAAGTTTTCGAGGAAGGTTCTTCAACCGGCCACCCTTCAGCTACCACTGGTTTCTGATCAGAAGAGAATTATTAGTTTGTTTTGACTATGAACACAAAACTCCCGCCGTTCGTCATTCCGATTCCTGatacaaaagaaaatatgaaaaaataatgttGTTTATCAGCCCCACCTGAATGACATGATTCTTGAAGCTAACACCTTCTTTCTCTTTTCTACTTCTATACTCTATGTAGAGAACACTGATAAGGTATGCAGTCCAACTCCCAACGAGACCATAGAACACTTGAAGCACTATGCCAGATACCATACCAAGTTGAGAAAATGAATAAGGCAGTGTCAAGAGCACTTGAGCAACCTGTGAAACACAAAAATGAATTAGAAAATACAGTACAAAATACTCCATCTGTCCCCAAAAAATTGTCTTGATTCGGAATACGAGCGTCAAACTAGCTAATACTATTTGATTTGAATTCGGACATACaagtttttttaaaagtaatatttacatatttacaaagtacataaaaaaaaattaaatttatgatcAGAAGAAGTATCTTCTGGCTGTCCAAGTAGTAACCAAGACACTTAAATTGGGACGGCCAGAGTATGATGTCACAGAAAAATTAATGTAGTTAAAAAGTTCATACTTGATTAGAAGCACAACTGAACCAAGCATCCCAAACAGATCCACCATGCCAGAGGAGACTTTTGACACTGAAAATGGACTGATCATCTTCTCCTAATTTCTCAACTTCCCCATCATGATCAGTTTTATTGAAGTTTGAGACAATAGCTTCTTCTGCTTGCTTTTGAGGATACATTTTGATTTGAAACCAAAAGGTCTAAATTCCGGAAAATCTGCAAGCACAAAAAAACACAAATGAGAAAAATAGAATAGACCAACACCAATAGCtagcaaatttattttttaagtacCCTGTTTGGCCCTAGATTTTGAATCAGAtgttgaaaatctgaaaataatttaTCCTTAGGTATTTGTTTAACCATAGATTTTGAATAAGATTTTGAAAATCTGAAAACTTTTCCTTAAATATCTACTTCGCCATAAATTTCGAATCGGATTTTGAAAATCtgttttcaaaaattttccaAGTTCAAAGAAAATTTACTATCACTTGTAATAATTCAAGTTTAAAGAGTAAAATGCACGtccaaatacaatttcaattttcaaaaatcacAACTTTATAAACTTAAATTTTCAAGTTACGAACTTTATGACTAAATAGAAGCTtaaaaagaattttcaagaattctcagatcaaaaagtaaaaaaacagCAGTACAATACCTATTTTCCAACTTTCTGAAAATACCTTGTTTTGAGACGTCTCTTTCTTGAACTCAAATCTCTTGTTAAAGAAGATTAAAAAGAGACTCCTCCTCTGAAATACTCTTCTTGTTATATGTCCACAAAATGAACACACAAAAACAGCGCACTACAATACAACTCAATTTACACTACTACTAAAAAACAGAGCAAACCCACTAGCAAAGCAGAGGAAAGAGAGATAAAAGACCAAGTTCCCATGACTGCTGCTCCATTTCAAGAATTGACAGACACTAATTGCAGCAACAACCAATTCAAAAGGCCACTTTAATGCAGTTTAATTTTATATGTATAGTCACACAGATAGGGATATAACGTTTCTGCAGGGGCGCGGCGGAATCAGAAAAACGGCGAAAGAGACCTTAAAAACAGGAAAAGGGGAGTCAGAGTGACAGAGATGAGATGACAGAGATATTTTGCTATTACGAGTGCACAGACTAGAAAGTAGATGTATATAGAAGCACAGGAAGAAAAAGCAACTTTTCAGGAGTATTCAAGTAGATATAACGTATTTATAAACAAATATAACAGCTAGTTAGCTGGCTAGCTAAGCATACTGCTGGCAGGGCCGTGTGAATACTCAGTCCTCACTCCGTTTGAAAATAATTTNNNNNNNNNNNNNNNNNNNNNNNNNNNNNNNNNNNNNNNNNNNNNNNNNNNNNNNNNNNNNNNNNNNNNNNNNNNNNNNNNNNNNNNNNNNNNNNNNNNNcatcacggccagggcctcgattcgggtcgtgacatatggATTGGAAATAAATTAGCTaacttggttatcctatctataatggcccaaactgaatcatgctaatgacgagttcgaggtaaacccgtcacaaagtctatgttcacttttttctacttccaaataggaatactgaacttctgcatggacccactaggcttctgatgctgtaTCTttacctgctgatatgtagagcacttagccacaaactctgcaatatctctcttcatcccactccactaatagatatcCCGTAAGTCGttgtacatctttgtggcccctgggtgaatagagtagcGCCCACTATGCGTTTCtataag
Coding sequences:
- the LOC124888045 gene encoding auxin transporter-like protein 2 (The sequence of the model RefSeq protein was modified relative to this genomic sequence to represent the inferred CDS: added 309 bases not found in genome assembly), which codes for MYPQKQAEEAIVSNFNKTDHDGEVEKLGEDDQSIFSVKSLLWHGGSVWDAWFSCASNQVAQVLLTLPYSFSQLGMVSGIVLQVFYGLVGSWTAYLISVLYIEYRSRKEKEGVSFKNHVIQWFEVLDGLLGPYWKAAGLAFNCTFLLFGSVIQLIACASNIYYINDHLDKRTWTYIFGACCATTVFIPSFHNYRIWSFLGLGMTTYTAWYLTIAAVIHGKVENVQYSAPAKIVLYFTGATNILYTFGGHAVTVEIMHAMWKP